The following proteins are co-located in the Gloeocapsa sp. PCC 7428 genome:
- a CDS encoding DUF58 domain-containing protein, with product MTLNKQIADWLESRWVTPAYSGWVLIGVTSCFFGAAVNTMAGWLYVLSGLGFALLGIAAILPARSLRGIKIRRAAIQAVSAGEALTVEVEIANATAHPKSLLQIQDLLAFVLGKPVQAPIEVIPPHQSYTWVYHHPTQQRGVYRWHTIQLRTAAPVGLFWCRRQQEIPATAVVYPTVLPLTTCPIIDSVGQENHAKSYNQQQRVRSATEGLTRSLRPYRTGDPLRLIHWRTSARYGEFRVRELELTTEGRELVICLDSAEIWEEDSFEQAVIAAASLYFYAQKQQLNVQLWTAATGLVQGNRTVLHALAATHFNEVQVANLPQSRLVWLSQNVLSLQTISPDSYWLLWGNDSVSPLEVNRDSFGLLIDKEQPLQPQLQQVVRVGQSV from the coding sequence ATGACCCTAAACAAGCAAATTGCGGACTGGCTAGAGTCGCGTTGGGTAACACCAGCTTATAGTGGTTGGGTTCTCATCGGCGTCACTAGCTGTTTTTTTGGTGCTGCCGTGAATACAATGGCAGGGTGGCTGTATGTTTTAAGCGGCTTGGGTTTTGCATTGTTAGGAATCGCCGCGATTTTACCTGCGCGATCGCTTCGCGGTATCAAAATCCGTCGTGCTGCAATTCAAGCCGTCAGCGCTGGCGAAGCATTAACGGTAGAAGTTGAAATCGCTAATGCGACAGCCCACCCTAAGAGTTTACTGCAAATCCAAGACTTACTAGCTTTTGTTTTAGGTAAACCAGTCCAAGCACCGATTGAAGTCATTCCGCCGCATCAAAGTTACACCTGGGTATATCATCACCCCACACAACAGCGAGGTGTTTACCGCTGGCATACGATACAACTACGCACCGCTGCACCTGTAGGATTGTTTTGGTGTCGCCGTCAGCAAGAAATACCTGCTACAGCCGTTGTCTATCCTACGGTTTTACCATTAACAACGTGTCCGATTATTGATAGCGTTGGTCAAGAGAATCATGCTAAGTCGTATAACCAACAACAGCGCGTGCGATCGGCGACTGAAGGATTAACGCGATCGCTGCGTCCTTATCGTACTGGAGATCCTTTGCGTTTAATTCATTGGCGCACGAGTGCTCGTTATGGCGAATTTCGTGTCAGAGAATTAGAATTAACTACTGAAGGACGCGAACTTGTGATTTGCTTAGACAGCGCTGAAATTTGGGAAGAAGATAGTTTTGAACAAGCAGTTATTGCTGCGGCATCTTTGTATTTTTACGCACAAAAGCAACAACTAAATGTCCAACTTTGGACTGCTGCAACAGGTTTAGTGCAAGGAAATCGAACTGTTTTACACGCTTTGGCTGCAACGCATTTTAATGAAGTGCAAGTAGCAAATTTACCTCAAAGTCGTCTTGTTTGGTTGAGTCAAAATGTGCTGAGTTTGCAAACAATTTCTCCTGATAGCTACTGGTTATTATGGGGAAATGATTCTGTTTCGCCATTAGAAGTGAATCGTGATTCTTTTGGTCTTTTGATAGATAAAGAGCAACCTTTGCAACCTCAATTACAGCAGGTTGTGCGAGTAGGGCAAAGTGTTTGA
- a CDS encoding ferredoxin thioredoxin reductase catalytic beta subunit, protein MKPTDSSNLSTDKSLEAMWQFAQTYAKRTGTYFCAEPSVTAVVIEGLAKHKDDLGSPLCPCRHYEDKHAEAGAAFWNCPCVPMRERKECHCMLFLTPDNEFAGEQQDIPLDTIKEVRSSMG, encoded by the coding sequence ATGAAACCCACAGATAGCAGCAACTTATCAACGGATAAAAGTTTGGAAGCAATGTGGCAGTTTGCGCAAACTTATGCTAAGCGTACCGGAACTTACTTTTGTGCTGAACCTTCGGTGACTGCTGTCGTCATTGAAGGACTTGCAAAACATAAAGATGATTTAGGTTCTCCTTTGTGTCCTTGCCGTCATTATGAAGATAAACACGCTGAAGCTGGTGCAGCATTTTGGAATTGTCCGTGTGTACCTATGCGCGAACGTAAAGAGTGCCATTGTATGCTGTTTCTTACCCCAGATAATGAGTTTGCTGGCGAACAGCAGGATATACCTTTAGATACGATTAAAGAAGTACGCTCTAGCATGGGATGA
- a CDS encoding DUF309 domain-containing protein, whose amino-acid sequence MNESIPDQFWEGVEQFNTRQFYTCHDTLEALWMEATEPEKTFYQGILQLAVALYHLGNANWRGAVILLGEGIHRLHRYSPIFSGIDVEELVDTSSHLLAQLQQAGPEKVGDWIVTEEFNANSDLLPIITTVQPE is encoded by the coding sequence ATGAACGAATCAATACCAGATCAATTCTGGGAAGGTGTAGAGCAATTTAATACTCGACAGTTCTACACCTGTCACGATACGCTAGAAGCTCTGTGGATGGAAGCAACAGAGCCAGAGAAAACGTTTTATCAAGGGATATTACAACTTGCTGTGGCGCTTTATCACTTGGGTAATGCTAATTGGCGGGGAGCAGTTATTTTACTCGGAGAAGGCATTCATAGATTACACCGCTACTCACCCATTTTTAGTGGTATCGATGTTGAAGAACTGGTCGATACGAGTAGTCATCTATTAGCACAATTGCAACAAGCAGGACCTGAAAAAGTCGGTGATTGGATAGTAACTGAAGAATTTAACGCAAATTCAGACTTGCTGCCTATAATTACAACAGTGCAGCCAGAATAA
- a CDS encoding LptA/OstA family protein: MMPHFFLPSSFVRRCGLAIAILPLTLMSAIALNTPLQRAQGQTAEQNSLIINSDVQEANSQTGIFTARGNVQMNYPARQIQATAAQAQYFSQERRIVLSGDVYILQQGNSIRGENVTYMIDEGRFIATPKANQQVQSIYIVSEPNPNQPPGTPPVPAVPPLAPSPGS, encoded by the coding sequence ATGATGCCCCATTTCTTTTTGCCCTCGTCTTTTGTGCGTCGCTGCGGCTTGGCGATCGCAATTTTGCCCTTGACTTTGATGAGTGCGATCGCTTTAAATACTCCTTTACAACGTGCCCAAGGTCAAACCGCCGAACAAAATTCGTTGATCATCAATTCTGATGTTCAAGAAGCAAACTCGCAAACAGGAATTTTTACAGCACGCGGTAACGTGCAAATGAATTATCCTGCACGGCAAATTCAAGCAACTGCTGCCCAAGCACAATATTTTAGCCAAGAGCGAAGAATTGTTCTCAGTGGCGACGTGTATATTTTGCAGCAAGGTAACAGCATTCGCGGCGAAAATGTTACGTATATGATCGACGAAGGACGATTTATCGCAACACCAAAGGCAAATCAACAAGTGCAATCGATTTATATTGTTTCTGAGCCGAATCCGAATCAACCTCCAGGAACACCACCTGTACCCGCAGTACCCCCCTTAGCACCCAGCCCAGGATCGTAG
- the lptB gene encoding LPS export ABC transporter ATP-binding protein: MKKIVLENIHKSYGKRVIVNRVSISVAQGEVVGLLGPNGAGKTTTFYIATGLEKPNEGTVWLDDRNITALPMHQRARLGIGYLAQEPSIFRNLSVKDNLLLVLQQTNVPRREWQHRLNELLREFRLEKVANTKGIQVSGGERRRTELARALAAGRHGPNFLFLDEPFAGVDPIAVAEIQAMVKKLRDRQIGILITDHNVRETLAITDRAYIMREGQILAAGNTEELYNDPLVRQYYLGDKFQI, from the coding sequence GTGAAAAAGATTGTCTTAGAAAATATCCACAAATCTTACGGTAAGCGCGTTATTGTCAATCGCGTCAGTATTTCTGTAGCGCAAGGTGAAGTTGTCGGGCTTCTTGGTCCGAATGGTGCGGGGAAAACAACAACATTTTACATCGCGACAGGTTTAGAAAAACCTAACGAAGGAACCGTGTGGCTAGACGATCGCAATATCACGGCACTACCTATGCACCAACGCGCGCGGTTAGGAATTGGCTATTTAGCGCAAGAACCAAGTATTTTCCGCAACCTCAGCGTTAAAGATAATCTGTTATTAGTTTTACAACAAACAAACGTCCCTCGACGCGAATGGCAACACCGCTTAAATGAACTGCTACGGGAATTTCGGCTAGAAAAAGTCGCAAATACCAAGGGAATTCAAGTTTCTGGGGGCGAACGCCGACGTACCGAATTAGCAAGGGCTTTAGCTGCTGGACGTCATGGACCAAATTTTTTATTCTTAGATGAACCATTTGCGGGTGTTGACCCGATCGCTGTCGCCGAAATTCAAGCTATGGTAAAAAAGTTACGCGATCGCCAAATAGGTATCTTGATCACCGACCATAATGTACGCGAGACACTTGCAATCACCGATCGCGCCTATATTATGCGTGAAGGACAAATTCTCGCAGCAGGTAACACCGAGGAACTCTACAACGATCCTTTAGTACGGCAATACTATTTAGGTGACAAATTTCAGATTTAG
- a CDS encoding LptF/LptG family permease: MTIASHKSAKFPSLMPFSVMDRYIAMELLPPFLFGVGAFSSVGVAIGTVFDLVRRVVESGLPLEIALQVFLLQFPAFVVLAFPMSTLLAVLMTYSRFSSDSELIALRGCGISVYRIALPAIVLSLVVTGITFLFNEQIVPASNYQATLTLNQALKRETPTFQEENIIYPEYQEVKQADGNSRRILSRLFYADRFDGQTMSGLTIIDRSKEGLNQIVMADSAAWNPQQNVWDFFNGTIYLVSADSSYRNIVRFEHQQLQLPRAPLDVASRGRDYDEMNIAEARDRLEKIRYSGDEQKIRKLRVRIQEKISFPFVCVVFGLVAAALGTKPQRRAGKATSFGVSVVIIFTYYLFSFICSALGVAGILTPVTSAWLPNVFGLTAGGLLLVRAAR; encoded by the coding sequence ATGACAATCGCTAGTCACAAATCTGCTAAGTTTCCATCGCTGATGCCTTTTTCAGTCATGGATCGCTATATTGCGATGGAACTACTACCACCGTTTTTGTTTGGTGTGGGTGCTTTTTCCTCGGTAGGAGTTGCGATCGGCACTGTATTCGATTTAGTGCGGCGAGTTGTCGAATCGGGACTACCGTTAGAAATTGCTTTGCAGGTATTTCTCTTGCAATTTCCCGCGTTTGTGGTGTTGGCTTTCCCCATGTCTACGTTGTTGGCTGTATTGATGACCTACAGTCGCTTTTCTAGTGATAGCGAGTTGATTGCCCTCCGTGGTTGTGGTATCAGTGTCTATCGTATCGCTTTGCCTGCAATTGTTCTCAGCCTTGTTGTCACCGGAATCACGTTTTTATTTAACGAGCAGATTGTACCAGCATCAAATTATCAAGCGACTCTTACGTTAAATCAAGCGCTCAAGCGCGAAACGCCAACGTTTCAAGAAGAAAATATTATTTATCCTGAATATCAAGAAGTTAAACAAGCCGATGGCAACAGCAGGCGGATTTTGTCACGGTTATTTTATGCCGATCGCTTTGACGGTCAAACAATGTCAGGATTAACAATTATCGATCGCTCGAAAGAAGGTTTAAACCAAATTGTCATGGCAGATTCTGCGGCATGGAACCCGCAACAAAACGTTTGGGATTTCTTTAATGGTACGATTTATCTTGTTTCTGCGGATAGTTCTTATCGCAACATTGTTAGGTTTGAACACCAACAATTACAGTTACCGCGCGCGCCTTTAGATGTTGCTAGCAGAGGGCGAGACTATGATGAAATGAATATTGCTGAAGCGCGCGATCGCTTAGAAAAAATTCGCTATAGCGGTGACGAACAAAAAATCCGCAAACTAAGAGTCCGCATTCAAGAAAAAATTTCGTTTCCGTTCGTTTGTGTTGTTTTTGGTTTAGTAGCTGCTGCTTTAGGAACTAAACCACAACGCCGCGCGGGAAAAGCAACAAGCTTTGGTGTGAGTGTAGTCATTATTTTTACGTATTATTTGTTTAGCTTTATTTGTAGTGCTTTAGGAGTAGCAGGGATTCTGACTCCTGTTACATCAGCTTGGCTACCAAATGTTTTTGGGTTGACTGCGGGTGGATTGTTGTTAGTTCGCGCTGCGCGGTAG
- a CDS encoding ABC transporter ATP-binding protein translates to MLNTYRRMMDVAGSYKSQLQSALLLSVIASIIQGVIFALFFPLLSALMNQPIDIQRVWTLLALFGFLVIVEGLLRWRELDFAWITSTDVAHETRLRLAEQLRRIPLEELNQRQSGDLNVVLSGNVSEIVLWIGSLATLIIQTLVVPFVVVIVTLFVDWRLALALLVTFPLAVPIYRQMRSLVKNLLREITDADANTASRVVEYTQGLPVLRATKQVGERSQRLQAALVRQRDVQSRGQRLVNLPLIAMATVVEVGIFTVISLGTLFVLQGSLSIPVLFALVAIAMRFSEPLAQLTGLASVFDLMEIGLEKIEALMSIPPLPVQTPPAQLTSFDITFEQVSFRYADQSEWTLQDVSFHLPERTLTALVGSSGSGKTTITRLISRFADVQKGSIRIGGVDVRQVEPSQLMRYISAVFQDVYLFDDTIRNNIRMAKPDATDVEVEIAARAANCHEFISRLPKGYDTSVGEIGGTLSGGERQRISIARAILKDAPIVLLDEPTSALDTESEVAVQRAIDQLVADKTVIVIAHRLSTVVSADSILVLEDGHIVERGPHPELLSQQGRYAALWNAQQYAQGWRIAA, encoded by the coding sequence ATGCTTAATACCTATCGTCGGATGATGGACGTTGCCGGATCGTATAAGTCGCAGTTGCAATCTGCACTGCTACTTTCTGTTATTGCCTCTATCATCCAAGGAGTCATCTTTGCTCTTTTCTTTCCCTTACTATCAGCATTGATGAATCAACCGATTGATATTCAACGAGTTTGGACACTCTTAGCTTTATTCGGATTTTTAGTCATCGTTGAAGGATTGCTCCGCTGGCGAGAACTAGACTTTGCTTGGATAACATCTACTGATGTTGCCCATGAAACACGATTACGACTAGCAGAACAACTGCGACGGATACCTTTAGAAGAACTCAATCAACGACAGTCGGGCGATCTCAATGTTGTGCTGAGCGGTAATGTGAGTGAGATTGTGTTGTGGATTGGCAGTTTGGCGACACTGATTATTCAAACGTTAGTTGTGCCATTTGTTGTGGTGATAGTGACGCTGTTTGTCGATTGGCGATTAGCGCTGGCATTATTAGTCACATTTCCCTTAGCTGTGCCAATTTACCGCCAAATGCGATCGCTTGTCAAAAATTTATTGCGTGAAATAACAGACGCTGATGCTAATACGGCTTCACGAGTGGTGGAATATACCCAAGGTTTACCTGTACTGCGAGCAACAAAACAGGTAGGAGAGCGATCGCAACGTCTGCAAGCCGCACTCGTTCGTCAACGTGATGTGCAATCGAGAGGACAGCGATTAGTCAATTTACCGCTGATCGCTATGGCAACTGTCGTTGAAGTTGGTATTTTTACCGTTATCAGCTTAGGAACATTATTTGTTCTGCAAGGAAGCCTTTCGATTCCGGTGTTGTTTGCGCTGGTGGCGATCGCCATGCGCTTTAGCGAACCACTTGCTCAACTTACAGGACTTGCAAGCGTCTTCGACTTAATGGAAATTGGATTAGAGAAGATCGAAGCCTTGATGAGCATTCCTCCTCTTCCTGTACAAACACCACCCGCGCAACTCACTTCTTTTGACATTACTTTTGAACAAGTTTCATTTCGCTACGCGGATCAATCCGAATGGACGCTGCAAGACGTATCATTTCACTTGCCAGAACGCACGTTGACAGCTTTAGTAGGATCGTCCGGTAGCGGTAAAACGACAATTACTCGTCTAATTAGCCGCTTTGCCGATGTGCAAAAAGGTAGTATTCGCATCGGTGGGGTAGACGTGCGCCAAGTAGAACCAAGTCAACTCATGCGCTATATTTCTGCGGTGTTTCAAGATGTCTATTTATTTGATGACACGATTCGCAACAACATCCGCATGGCTAAACCTGACGCGACAGATGTTGAAGTTGAAATCGCTGCACGCGCTGCAAATTGTCACGAGTTTATTAGCCGCTTACCCAAAGGTTACGATACTTCGGTTGGTGAAATTGGCGGTACGCTATCCGGTGGAGAACGTCAACGCATTTCAATTGCGCGTGCGATTCTCAAAGATGCGCCAATTGTTTTGTTAGATGAACCTACATCAGCTTTAGATACCGAAAGTGAAGTCGCTGTACAACGAGCAATCGATCAACTTGTTGCCGATAAAACCGTGATTGTCATTGCGCATCGTTTATCTACCGTTGTTAGTGCCGATTCGATTTTAGTCCTAGAAGACGGGCATATTGTGGAGCGAGGTCCTCATCCAGAACTCTTATCACAACAAGGGCGTTATGCTGCACTATGGAATGCACAACAGTACGCTCAAGGATGGCGAATTGCCGCTTAA
- a CDS encoding ABC transporter substrate-binding protein yields the protein MQQSSNSQVIDDTGTLLTLLKPAKRVVSLTATGLDILFELGLQPVGYLTKGIANRPEFYGDQAQQIASVGSWMFPQINRIKALQPDLILGWAFPHRFYKPWLNNIAPVYLMNKTGYEVTLQRLRDVGDLCDRTDAAEIAIAQFEQCLDIYRNSITTPRKTVLMMGGSSLNRWMGKFLVETDRCTLGSILQQLTHYPWHQPQNHRGEPGLMTFSLRDILAVNPDIIFVQTYSPSKVPLSQQLTNHALWQQLQAVQNHQVYEVDQYWHSGTGTRMLRLILDQLLPKIYPNLR from the coding sequence ATGCAACAATCCAGTAATTCACAGGTTATTGATGATACAGGAACATTGCTCACTCTGTTAAAACCTGCCAAGCGGGTTGTGAGTTTAACAGCAACAGGTTTAGATATTTTATTTGAATTAGGGTTACAGCCTGTAGGCTATCTAACTAAAGGAATCGCAAATCGACCTGAATTTTACGGCGATCAGGCGCAGCAGATTGCATCAGTCGGTTCGTGGATGTTTCCCCAAATCAATCGCATCAAAGCACTACAACCAGATTTAATTCTCGGATGGGCGTTTCCGCATCGATTTTATAAACCTTGGTTGAATAACATTGCACCTGTGTATTTGATGAATAAAACAGGCTATGAAGTTACGCTGCAACGATTGCGAGATGTAGGGGATTTATGCGATCGCACTGATGCCGCAGAAATTGCGATCGCCCAGTTTGAACAGTGTCTCGACATCTATCGTAATTCCATCACGACACCTCGCAAAACAGTATTGATGATGGGCGGTTCGAGTCTAAATCGTTGGATGGGTAAATTCCTAGTTGAGACAGATCGATGCACACTTGGTAGCATTTTGCAACAACTCACGCATTACCCGTGGCATCAACCACAAAACCATCGTGGAGAACCAGGGTTAATGACGTTCTCGCTGCGGGACATCTTAGCAGTCAACCCCGATATTATCTTTGTGCAAACTTATTCACCTTCCAAGGTTCCACTTTCGCAACAGCTAACAAATCATGCGTTGTGGCAACAACTGCAAGCAGTACAAAACCACCAAGTCTACGAAGTCGATCAGTATTGGCACAGTGGTACAGGTACTCGAATGCTGCGCCTGATCCTCGATCAACTGTTACCCAAAATTTATCCAAATTTAAGATAA
- a CDS encoding STAS/SEC14 domain-containing protein, with amino-acid sequence MLTITEKIPIITFTYEGRMTMDDANQYISKLEQLITQKEPFAILAIAHEDNSKNREKGVNSTIGKWIKHNKPQLTKFCFGYATVTTSTVFALYKPMTKLIGTKMMGCPCDVFVSVEEAIAWLEQQSSYATIQ; translated from the coding sequence ATGTTAACCATCACCGAAAAAATTCCCATCATTACCTTTACCTACGAAGGTCGCATGACAATGGACGACGCCAACCAATACATCTCCAAGTTAGAACAACTTATTACCCAGAAAGAACCCTTTGCAATTCTTGCGATCGCCCATGAAGACAATAGTAAAAATCGAGAAAAAGGCGTCAATTCAACAATTGGTAAATGGATTAAGCACAACAAACCGCAACTGACCAAATTTTGTTTTGGGTATGCAACCGTGACAACATCAACAGTGTTTGCCCTTTATAAACCAATGACAAAACTCATCGGAACCAAAATGATGGGATGTCCTTGCGATGTCTTTGTGTCAGTTGAAGAAGCGATCGCGTGGTTAGAACAACAAAGTAGTTATGCAACAATCCAGTAA
- a CDS encoding protein-S-isoprenylcysteine O-methyltransferase: protein MDTQILKIAFLIGLAASTIIRIPYQRETQQNTIIDNRKTPQENGLLFLVFLGMVALPLVYVFTPWLDIANYHLSIWANGLGVVTFAIAMWLFWRSHHDLGKNWSPTLQIREAHTLIVSGIYQKIRHPMYASVWLWSIAQALLLPNWIAGLSGIIGFGILYIVRVRNEEQMMLDQFGAQYQEYMHKTKRLIPYLF, encoded by the coding sequence ATGGACACGCAAATCCTCAAAATCGCCTTCCTGATTGGGCTAGCGGCAAGTACAATTATCCGCATTCCTTACCAGCGCGAAACTCAACAAAACACCATCATCGATAATCGCAAAACTCCTCAAGAAAACGGATTGCTGTTTTTGGTGTTTTTAGGGATGGTTGCTTTGCCACTCGTATACGTTTTTACTCCCTGGCTTGATATTGCTAACTATCACCTATCAATTTGGGCTAATGGCTTGGGCGTTGTGACATTTGCGATCGCAATGTGGCTATTTTGGCGATCGCATCACGACTTAGGTAAAAACTGGTCGCCAACCTTACAAATACGCGAAGCACACACACTGATCGTCAGCGGTATTTATCAAAAAATTCGCCATCCGATGTATGCGTCAGTTTGGCTGTGGAGCATTGCTCAAGCACTATTATTACCCAACTGGATTGCAGGATTATCAGGAATCATCGGCTTTGGCATTTTATACATCGTCCGAGTTCGCAACGAAGAACAAATGATGCTCGATCAATTCGGCGCTCAGTATCAAGAATATATGCACAAAACCAAGCGATTAATACCCTATCTCTTTTAG
- a CDS encoding ABC transporter ATP-binding protein, whose protein sequence is MTHQAYTQPPTRIWDIMAPVKGRIIGAIALAALSSIAGIGSLLAIPPIAAALVSESSPIQIWQWIAVALGMVVIAFTARVFAFHVSHIAAFKLEVILRTALTTHLAQVPLGYIITTGSGAIKKIVQDDVKSLHAFVADSTPLFGQAYTIPLLSLIAMFVADWRLGLVTLAVLPVGMIFIRLALRDYAEQRDAYDCANEQINSVIIEFVQGMQVVRTFDDGSSSFARFQNSLDAFTQKLREWNEKTQTSGRFGTLLFEPLPTLLVVSAVGAWFMMQGTLSFPRLLVFLLLAPRLCGAFKPIFTLSYFINQANAGALRIGAVLAEPILPQPEHSQQPANSSIALRNVTFSYSDGRPALQDVSLDMPAGTVTALVGPSGAGKTTLARLIPRFWDVDRGSIEIGGVDVREMTSDTLMSWVSFVFQDTFLLHDTIRNNIKLGKPNATDEEIVAAASAAQAHEFILTLPNGYNTIAGERGTRLSGGQRQRITIARAILQDNPIVVLDEATAFADPENEALIQKAIASLTQGKTLIVVAHRLATIMSADQIAVLDQGQLVECGKHDELLAKNGVYARLWLRHHQAQNWELKVRQALVEMQ, encoded by the coding sequence ATGACCCATCAAGCATATACTCAACCACCTACCAGAATCTGGGATATTATGGCTCCAGTCAAAGGTAGGATTATAGGTGCGATCGCGCTAGCAGCACTAAGTTCAATTGCTGGAATCGGTTCATTGCTAGCAATTCCGCCGATTGCAGCCGCGCTAGTATCTGAGTCATCACCTATTCAAATTTGGCAATGGATTGCAGTCGCCTTAGGAATGGTAGTGATCGCTTTTACTGCCAGAGTTTTTGCATTTCATGTTTCCCATATCGCGGCATTTAAACTTGAAGTCATCTTAAGAACAGCACTGACTACACACCTTGCTCAAGTTCCCCTTGGCTATATCATTACAACCGGCTCAGGTGCAATCAAGAAAATTGTGCAAGATGATGTCAAATCACTTCATGCCTTTGTCGCCGATAGCACGCCCTTATTTGGGCAAGCCTACACAATTCCACTCCTGTCATTAATTGCGATGTTTGTTGCCGATTGGCGATTAGGATTGGTGACATTAGCGGTACTTCCGGTAGGCATGATTTTTATTCGGCTGGCGTTACGCGATTATGCCGAACAACGGGATGCTTACGATTGTGCCAACGAACAGATCAATAGCGTCATCATTGAGTTCGTGCAAGGAATGCAAGTCGTTCGCACTTTTGACGATGGTAGTAGTTCCTTTGCTCGATTTCAAAATTCACTCGATGCTTTTACGCAAAAGCTGCGCGAGTGGAATGAAAAAACACAAACTTCCGGTCGATTCGGAACATTGCTATTTGAACCATTACCGACACTGTTAGTTGTATCTGCGGTGGGAGCATGGTTCATGATGCAGGGAACCTTATCATTCCCGCGCCTGTTGGTATTTCTATTACTCGCCCCGCGATTATGTGGAGCATTCAAGCCCATTTTCACACTCTCCTATTTCATCAATCAAGCGAATGCCGGAGCATTGCGGATTGGGGCAGTACTAGCAGAACCTATACTACCGCAACCTGAACATTCTCAACAGCCTGCCAATTCCTCAATTGCGCTACGCAATGTGACTTTCTCCTACAGTGATGGTCGTCCAGCATTACAAGATGTGTCGCTTGATATGCCAGCCGGAACCGTAACCGCATTAGTAGGTCCTTCAGGTGCAGGCAAAACAACCTTAGCACGACTCATTCCTCGCTTCTGGGATGTTGATCGTGGCTCAATTGAGATTGGCGGTGTAGATGTGCGGGAAATGACCTCTGATACTTTGATGTCTTGGGTTTCATTTGTCTTTCAAGATACCTTTTTATTGCACGACACGATCCGCAACAATATCAAATTAGGGAAACCAAACGCGACCGATGAAGAAATAGTTGCAGCAGCTTCTGCGGCACAAGCCCACGAGTTTATTCTCACTTTACCTAACGGCTACAATACCATTGCTGGCGAACGAGGAACTCGACTTTCAGGCGGACAGCGCCAGCGCATTACGATCGCCCGTGCGATTCTCCAAGATAATCCAATTGTGGTATTAGATGAAGCTACTGCCTTTGCCGATCCAGAAAATGAAGCGTTGATTCAAAAAGCGATCGCCTCTCTGACACAGGGCAAAACCTTGATCGTTGTCGCACATCGCTTGGCAACGATTATGAGTGCCGATCAGATTGCCGTATTAGATCAAGGACAATTAGTCGAATGCGGCAAACATGACGAATTACTTGCTAAAAATGGTGTTTACGCACGACTCTGGTTGCGTCATCATCAGGCACAAAATTGGGAATTGAAAGTGAGACAAGCCTTAGTTGAAATGCAGTAG